From Caballeronia insecticola, a single genomic window includes:
- the ygfZ gene encoding CAF17-like 4Fe-4S cluster assembly/insertion protein YgfZ, whose protein sequence is MNSHDTAPASSDFDAVKTGGAYMPLTQFGVIDVKGEDAASFLHSQITNDVQHLDASTARLAGYCSPKGRLLGSFLMWRTADAVRLLIARDVQPAVQKRLSMFVLRAKAKLSDATPEVAAVGFAGDVRAALSGIFDALPDGVHVKVEGPHGALIRVPDAANRPRFLWVGPKAEVEAHLAGLDEKLTRVPESMWDWLDIHAGEPRITQATVEQFVPQMVNFDVLGGVNFKKGCYPGQEVVARSQYRGTIKRRTALAHADTAAPGVELFHADDPGQPCGLVVNAAPALGGGVDCLVEIKLAALASGSVHVGAADGPALTFVPLPYAFPADV, encoded by the coding sequence ATGAATTCCCACGACACAGCGCCCGCCTCCTCCGATTTCGACGCCGTCAAGACCGGCGGCGCCTACATGCCGCTCACGCAATTCGGAGTGATCGACGTCAAGGGCGAAGACGCCGCCTCTTTTCTGCACAGCCAGATCACCAACGACGTCCAGCATCTCGATGCCTCGACCGCGCGTCTCGCGGGCTACTGTTCGCCGAAGGGACGTCTTCTCGGTTCGTTCCTGATGTGGCGCACGGCCGACGCCGTGCGTCTGCTGATCGCGCGGGACGTGCAGCCCGCCGTGCAGAAGCGCCTGTCGATGTTCGTGCTGCGCGCGAAGGCGAAACTCTCCGATGCGACGCCCGAAGTCGCCGCGGTCGGTTTCGCGGGCGACGTGCGCGCGGCGCTGTCCGGCATCTTCGATGCGCTGCCGGACGGCGTGCACGTGAAAGTCGAAGGCCCGCACGGCGCGCTGATCCGCGTGCCGGATGCGGCGAATCGTCCGCGTTTTCTGTGGGTCGGACCGAAGGCCGAAGTCGAAGCGCATTTGGCCGGTCTCGACGAAAAGCTCACGCGCGTGCCCGAATCGATGTGGGACTGGCTCGATATCCACGCGGGCGAGCCGCGCATCACGCAGGCGACGGTCGAGCAATTCGTCCCGCAGATGGTCAATTTCGACGTGCTGGGCGGCGTGAACTTCAAGAAAGGCTGCTATCCGGGTCAGGAAGTCGTCGCGCGCAGCCAGTATCGCGGCACGATCAAGCGTCGCACGGCGCTCGCCCACGCCGACACGGCGGCGCCCGGCGTCGAGCTGTTCCATGCGGACGACCCCGGCCAGCCGTGCGGTCTCGTCGTCAACGCGGCGCCGGCGCTGGGCGGCGGCGTGGACTGTCTCGTCGAAATCAAGCTGGCGGCGCTGGCGAGCGGCTCGGTGCACGTCGGCGCGGCCGATGGCCCGGCGCTCACCTTCGTGCCGCTGCCCTACGCCTTTCCCGCCGACGTTTGA
- a CDS encoding GNAT family N-acetyltransferase: MSLDYRDATLDDLPAIVAIYNSTIASRQVTADLDPVTVESRIAWFGAHSPQARPLWVVEQHGEIIAWLSFSDFYGRPAYARTVEVSIYLDERTRGKGLGRKLLREALDRAPSLDVDTVLGFVFGHNEASMKLFAGFGFDIWGTLPRVAVLDGVERDLVILGLRLDAQRAASQQVH; encoded by the coding sequence ATGAGTCTTGATTACCGCGACGCCACGCTCGACGATCTGCCCGCCATCGTCGCCATCTACAATTCGACGATCGCCTCGCGCCAGGTCACCGCGGATCTCGATCCCGTCACGGTCGAGAGCCGCATCGCCTGGTTTGGGGCGCATAGCCCGCAGGCGCGGCCGCTGTGGGTCGTGGAGCAACACGGCGAGATCATCGCGTGGCTGAGCTTTTCCGATTTCTACGGCCGTCCGGCGTACGCGCGCACGGTCGAAGTCAGCATCTATCTGGACGAACGCACGCGCGGCAAAGGTCTCGGCAGGAAGTTGCTGCGCGAGGCACTGGATCGCGCGCCGTCGCTCGATGTGGATACCGTGCTCGGTTTCGTCTTCGGTCATAACGAGGCGAGCATGAAGCTTTTCGCCGGGTTCGGCTTCGACATCTGGGGCACGTTGCCGCGCGTCGCGGTGCTGGACGGCGTCGAGCGCGATCTCGTGATTCTCGGCTTGCGTCTCGATGCGCAACGGGCCGCGTCGCAGCAAGTGCACTAG
- a CDS encoding Rap1a/Tai family immunity protein, producing the protein MLREFVIACVLATPVCAFAFTGNDLNKLCTKTDPNSRTACAAYIEGAADGIYNTIEAIGGTSGPQVGQYFCLPADVKPQQLTDAVRKYIANNPDKADFNATTMVSLGLGKAFPCKAER; encoded by the coding sequence ATGCTGCGGGAATTCGTCATCGCCTGCGTTCTCGCCACGCCTGTGTGCGCGTTCGCGTTTACCGGCAACGATCTGAACAAGCTCTGCACCAAAACGGATCCCAACTCGCGCACCGCCTGCGCGGCGTATATCGAAGGCGCGGCGGACGGCATCTACAACACGATCGAGGCAATCGGCGGAACTTCCGGGCCGCAGGTCGGCCAGTACTTTTGCCTGCCGGCCGACGTGAAGCCGCAGCAGCTCACGGACGCGGTGCGCAAGTACATCGCGAACAATCCGGACAAGGCCGACTTCAACGCGACCACAATGGTCTCGCTCGGCCTGGGCAAGGCGTTTCCCTGCAAGGCGGAACGCTGA
- the mltG gene encoding endolytic transglycosylase MltG: protein MTFFKKCVVAAVLVAMLAAAVAGGVWWWANRPMELSTPELDVTIKPHSSLRSVSAQLNRGGVPVEPQLFVLMTRALGLSAQLKSGNYAFKSGITPYEVLQKIARGDVNEYVATVIEGWTLQKMRNELDGNPALKHDTAGMSDIDLLRAIGAAEVDKASAEGLFFPDTYLFDKNTSDLAVYKRAYRLMQTHLTEAWNTRAQNLPYKTPYEALIMASIVEKETGRATDRPFVAAVFVNRLRMGMPLQTDPSVIYGLGQTYSGRLKKKDLQTDTPYNTYTRMGLPPTPIALPGVAALNATLNPAASNALYFVSRGDGSSIFSDNLGDHNKAVDKYIRGQ from the coding sequence ATGACCTTCTTCAAGAAATGCGTCGTGGCGGCGGTGCTGGTCGCGATGCTCGCGGCAGCGGTCGCGGGCGGCGTCTGGTGGTGGGCCAACCGCCCGATGGAGCTTTCGACGCCCGAACTCGACGTCACCATCAAACCCCATAGCAGCCTGCGCAGCGTGAGCGCCCAGTTGAATCGCGGCGGCGTGCCCGTCGAGCCGCAGCTTTTCGTGCTGATGACGCGCGCGCTCGGCCTGTCCGCGCAACTGAAATCGGGCAACTATGCTTTCAAAAGCGGCATCACGCCTTACGAAGTGCTGCAGAAGATCGCGCGCGGCGACGTGAACGAGTACGTCGCGACCGTCATCGAAGGCTGGACGCTGCAGAAAATGCGCAACGAACTCGACGGCAATCCCGCGCTCAAGCACGACACCGCCGGCATGAGCGACATCGATCTCCTGCGGGCAATCGGCGCGGCCGAAGTGGACAAGGCATCGGCCGAAGGGCTGTTCTTCCCCGACACCTATCTCTTCGACAAAAACACGAGCGATCTGGCCGTCTACAAGCGCGCGTACCGGCTGATGCAGACGCACCTGACCGAAGCGTGGAACACGCGCGCGCAGAATCTGCCTTACAAGACGCCTTATGAGGCGCTGATCATGGCGTCGATCGTCGAGAAGGAGACGGGGCGCGCGACGGACCGGCCGTTCGTCGCGGCGGTCTTCGTGAACCGGCTGCGCATGGGCATGCCGCTGCAAACCGATCCGAGCGTGATCTACGGCCTCGGCCAGACATACAGCGGCCGTCTGAAGAAAAAGGACCTGCAGACCGACACTCCGTACAATACCTACACGCGCATGGGTCTGCCGCCCACTCCGATCGCGCTGCCCGGCGTGGCCGCGCTGAACGCCACGCTCAATCCCGCCGCGAGCAACGCGCTGTACTTCGTTTCCCGCGGCGACGGCAGCAGCATCTTTTCCGACAATCTGGGCGACCACAACAAGGCCGTCGACAAATACATCCGGGGTCAATGA
- the tmk gene encoding dTMP kinase, with amino-acid sequence MVRGKFITFEGIDGAGKTTHLDWFREQLASRLAAHGRQVVMTREPGGTPLGETLRGILLNQPMDLETEALLMFAARREHLAQVIEPALARGDWVLSDRFSDATFAYQGGGRGLPRDKLEALERWVQGGFQPDLTVLFDVPTDTASERRSSARAPDKFESESEAFFERTRSEYLRRAAESPERFFIVDSTRSIGDIREKLEEVVASI; translated from the coding sequence ATGGTGCGGGGCAAGTTCATCACGTTCGAAGGCATCGACGGCGCGGGCAAGACCACCCATCTGGACTGGTTTCGCGAGCAACTCGCGTCCAGGCTCGCCGCGCACGGCCGTCAGGTCGTCATGACGCGCGAGCCCGGCGGCACGCCGCTCGGCGAAACGCTGCGCGGCATCCTGCTGAATCAGCCGATGGACCTCGAAACCGAAGCGCTGCTGATGTTCGCGGCGCGCCGCGAGCATCTCGCGCAGGTGATCGAGCCGGCACTCGCACGCGGCGACTGGGTGCTGTCGGACCGTTTTTCCGATGCGACTTTCGCCTATCAAGGCGGTGGCCGCGGCTTGCCGCGCGACAAGCTGGAAGCCTTGGAGCGCTGGGTGCAGGGCGGTTTTCAGCCCGATCTGACCGTGCTTTTCGACGTGCCGACCGACACGGCGAGCGAGCGCCGCTCGTCCGCCCGCGCGCCGGACAAGTTCGAGAGCGAATCGGAGGCGTTTTTCGAGCGCACCCGCAGCGAATATCTGCGCCGAGCGGCGGAGTCGCCGGAGCGCTTTTTCATCGTCGATTCGACGCGAAGCATCGGCGATATTCGCGAAAAACTCGAAGAAGTGGTCGCAAGCATCTGA
- a CDS encoding mechanosensitive ion channel family protein → MQSFDHFLDLAERPLGTWPGALVVAAIAVAVAVGVHRIGARILTRIARPYPLMSVVLRYIDTPALVLLIFLGLGFVIFEAPDTLPLIGVLRDVETVALIGALTFLAARSAGAVGEAIVQAHPLDTDDNLNARRIHTQARVLARSVMVVIVIIGFGAALMAFPSVRQIGASLLASAGVAGLVAGIAARPVLGNLIAGLQIALSQPIRLDDVVVIQGEWGRVEEITGTYVSIRIWDQRRLIVPLQWFIENPFTNWTRNSSQIIGTVFLYVDYRMPIAPLREELERILAHAPEWDGRVQVLQVTDATDRALQLRALVSSFDSALNWDLRCRVREGLVNFVQAAYPQYLPRARADLSTDKDRHVDFAPPLERAGPEPASANTANTPADPVASRGEPGGPDARAHAAASTAPAPGKRG, encoded by the coding sequence ATGCAATCATTCGATCACTTCCTCGACCTGGCCGAACGGCCGCTCGGCACCTGGCCGGGCGCGCTGGTCGTCGCGGCGATTGCCGTGGCGGTCGCGGTGGGCGTGCATCGCATCGGCGCGCGCATTCTGACGCGCATCGCGCGGCCGTATCCGCTGATGAGCGTCGTGCTGCGCTACATCGACACGCCCGCGCTGGTTCTGCTGATCTTCCTCGGGCTCGGTTTCGTGATCTTCGAGGCGCCGGATACGCTGCCGTTGATCGGCGTGCTGCGCGATGTCGAAACCGTCGCGCTGATCGGCGCGCTCACCTTCCTCGCGGCGCGCTCGGCGGGCGCGGTGGGCGAGGCGATCGTGCAGGCGCATCCGCTCGACACGGACGACAACCTCAACGCGCGCCGCATCCACACGCAGGCGCGCGTGCTGGCGCGCTCGGTGATGGTGGTGATCGTGATCATCGGTTTCGGCGCGGCGCTCATGGCGTTCCCGAGCGTGCGGCAGATCGGCGCGAGCCTGCTGGCGTCGGCGGGCGTTGCCGGTCTGGTCGCCGGGATCGCCGCGCGGCCGGTGCTCGGCAATCTGATCGCCGGGCTGCAGATCGCGCTGTCGCAGCCCATTCGCCTCGACGATGTCGTCGTCATTCAGGGCGAATGGGGACGCGTGGAGGAGATCACGGGCACCTATGTGTCGATCCGCATCTGGGATCAGCGGCGGCTGATCGTGCCGTTGCAGTGGTTCATCGAGAATCCGTTCACGAACTGGACGCGCAACAGCTCGCAGATCATCGGCACGGTGTTTCTCTATGTGGATTACCGGATGCCGATCGCGCCGCTGCGCGAGGAATTGGAGCGGATTCTCGCCCACGCGCCGGAATGGGACGGCCGCGTGCAGGTTCTGCAAGTCACCGACGCCACCGACCGCGCGCTACAACTGCGCGCGCTCGTCAGTTCCTTCGATTCGGCGCTCAACTGGGATTTGCGCTGCCGCGTGCGCGAAGGGCTCGTGAACTTCGTGCAGGCGGCGTATCCGCAATATCTGCCGCGCGCGCGGGCAGATTTGTCGACCGACAAAGATCGCCACGTCGATTTCGCACCGCCGCTCGAACGGGCAGGCCCGGAGCCTGCATCCGCGAATACGGCGAATACGCCGGCGGACCCGGTTGCAAGCCGCGGTGAGCCGGGCGGGCCGGACGCTCGCGCGCACGCGGCGGCATCGACCGCGCCGGCGCCGGGCAAAAGAGGGTGA
- a CDS encoding BPSL1445 family SYLF domain-containing lipoprotein: MQRRNFMLKSTAVLALGGLALAGCTANRNSGSEAAAGAADDRRSIDADVDSTIQRLYATVGGSRELVAKARGILVFPSVIQAGFIVGAQYGKGSLRVGGSTVGYYSTTSGSFGLQAGAQSKALIFLFMTQDALDKFRNSDGWSAGADASVALVKMGANGTIDTTTATKPVEAIVLTNAGLMADVSLQGTKVSRIKY; the protein is encoded by the coding sequence ATGCAAAGACGAAACTTCATGCTCAAGTCGACCGCTGTTCTGGCGCTCGGAGGCCTCGCGCTTGCCGGCTGCACCGCGAACAGAAACAGCGGCTCGGAAGCGGCGGCGGGTGCCGCCGATGACCGCCGCTCGATCGACGCCGACGTCGACAGCACCATCCAGCGTCTCTACGCCACCGTAGGCGGTTCGCGTGAGCTGGTCGCGAAGGCGCGTGGCATTCTGGTGTTCCCGTCGGTGATCCAGGCGGGTTTCATCGTCGGGGCGCAGTACGGCAAGGGGTCGCTGCGGGTGGGTGGCAGCACCGTCGGCTATTACAGCACCACGTCGGGCTCGTTCGGCCTGCAGGCCGGCGCGCAGTCGAAGGCGCTGATCTTCCTGTTCATGACGCAGGACGCACTCGACAAATTCCGCAACTCGGACGGCTGGTCGGCAGGCGCGGACGCGTCCGTGGCCCTCGTCAAGATGGGCGCGAACGGCACGATCGACACGACCACCGCGACGAAGCCGGTCGAGGCCATCGTGCTGACGAACGCCGGTCTGATGGCCGATGTCTCGCTGCAAGGCACGAAGGTGTCGCGCATCAAGTACTGA
- the otsA gene encoding alpha,alpha-trehalose-phosphate synthase (UDP-forming) gives MSRLVVVSNRVATPTETKGSAGGLAVGVFGALKDSGGVWFGWSGDVVSETVANQGPKLERDGAVTFATVGLPKKDYDQYYRGFSNAMLWPVFHYRNDLAVYDRDEYAGYRRVNAWLAHKLIKLLEPDDIIWVHDYHLIPFAEALRSAGIKNRIGFFLHIPFPSPQILLNIPPHEELVKSLCCYDVVGFQTERDRIAFHDYIVRHAHGTATPDGHIEAFGRTLKTSVYRIGVFPDEIAEQAERGEARQDVMDLKQSLEGRKLIMSVDRLDYSKGLVERFRAFEHFLEKSPEWRGNVTLVQIAPPTRADVETYQQIRQNLEYEAGRINGRYSGLDYTPIRYLNQRYDRWKLMSLFRESQVGLVTPLRDGMNLVAKEYIAAQNPDDPGVLVLSQFAGAADEMTGAMMVNPHDIVGTSEAIARALAMPLAERKQRYETNMIALRKHNLGVWRDDFLADLRGDAKA, from the coding sequence ATGAGTCGTCTCGTCGTCGTATCCAACCGGGTCGCCACGCCGACCGAAACCAAGGGCTCCGCAGGCGGGCTCGCCGTCGGCGTCTTCGGCGCGCTGAAGGACAGCGGCGGCGTCTGGTTCGGCTGGAGCGGGGACGTGGTGAGCGAAACCGTGGCGAACCAGGGCCCGAAACTCGAACGGGACGGCGCGGTGACGTTCGCGACCGTCGGCCTGCCGAAGAAGGACTACGACCAGTACTACCGCGGCTTCTCCAACGCGATGCTGTGGCCGGTCTTTCACTATCGCAACGATCTCGCCGTCTACGATCGCGACGAATACGCCGGCTACCGGCGCGTGAACGCATGGCTTGCGCACAAGCTGATCAAGCTGCTCGAACCCGACGACATCATCTGGGTCCACGACTATCACCTGATTCCGTTCGCCGAGGCGTTGCGCTCGGCGGGCATCAAGAACCGCATTGGGTTCTTTCTGCACATTCCGTTTCCGTCGCCGCAGATTCTGTTGAACATTCCGCCGCACGAGGAACTGGTCAAATCGCTGTGCTGCTATGACGTCGTCGGCTTTCAGACCGAGCGCGACCGCATCGCGTTTCACGATTACATCGTCCGGCACGCACACGGCACCGCGACGCCCGACGGCCATATCGAAGCCTTCGGCCGCACGCTCAAGACCAGCGTGTATCGCATCGGCGTGTTTCCCGATGAAATCGCCGAGCAGGCCGAGCGCGGCGAGGCGCGTCAGGATGTGATGGACCTGAAGCAAAGCCTCGAAGGCCGCAAGCTCATCATGAGCGTGGACCGGCTGGATTATTCGAAGGGACTCGTCGAGCGTTTTCGCGCGTTCGAGCATTTCCTGGAGAAGTCGCCGGAGTGGCGGGGCAACGTCACGCTCGTGCAGATCGCGCCGCCCACGCGCGCGGACGTCGAGACTTATCAGCAGATTCGCCAGAACCTGGAGTACGAGGCAGGGCGCATCAACGGACGTTACTCCGGCCTCGACTACACGCCGATCCGCTATCTCAACCAGCGCTACGACCGCTGGAAGCTGATGTCGCTGTTCCGCGAATCGCAGGTTGGGCTCGTCACGCCGCTGCGCGACGGCATGAATCTCGTCGCGAAGGAATACATCGCGGCGCAGAATCCGGACGATCCGGGCGTGCTGGTGCTGTCGCAATTCGCGGGCGCCGCCGACGAAATGACCGGCGCGATGATGGTCAATCCGCACGATATCGTCGGCACGAGCGAGGCTATAGCGCGTGCGCTCGCAATGCCGCTTGCCGAGCGCAAGCAGCGCTACGAAACCAACATGATCGCGCTGCGCAAACACAACCTGGGCGTATGGCGCGACGATTTTCTTGCCGATCTGCGGGGCGACGCGAAGGCGTGA
- a CDS encoding glycosyltransferase family 4 protein codes for MRIAQIAPLTESVPPKLYGGTERVVSYLTEALVEQGHDVTLFATGDSQTKANLEPVWPRALRLDPAIRDRIAPHMLLMEMVRRRAEEFDVLHFHMDYYSFSLFKRQDTPFVTTLHGRLDLPEQQPVFDTFNTAPVISISDSQRHPLPQAKWITTVYHGLPDTLYTPQPVEQKYLAFLGRISPEKRVDTAIRIAGRCGLPIRIAAKVDAADHEYFEREIAPLLELPYVEYVGEINDGQKAEFLSGAHALLFPIDWPEPFGLVMIEAMACGTPVIAFNRGAVPEVVDEGVSGFIVEDEIGAVAAVNRLHTLSREGVRRRFEERFTSHRMAREYLEAYQSVVRAQKRARFKLIDRASTP; via the coding sequence ATGAGAATTGCGCAAATTGCCCCGCTCACCGAATCGGTGCCGCCGAAGCTCTATGGCGGGACGGAGCGGGTCGTGTCCTATCTCACTGAAGCGCTCGTCGAGCAAGGTCACGATGTCACGCTGTTCGCCACCGGCGACTCGCAGACCAAGGCCAACCTGGAGCCGGTGTGGCCGCGCGCATTGCGCCTGGACCCGGCGATCCGCGACCGTATTGCGCCGCATATGCTGTTGATGGAGATGGTGCGGCGTCGCGCCGAGGAGTTCGATGTCCTGCATTTCCACATGGACTACTACTCGTTCTCGCTCTTCAAGCGTCAGGACACGCCGTTCGTCACGACGCTGCACGGCCGTCTCGATCTGCCCGAGCAGCAGCCGGTCTTCGACACGTTCAACACCGCGCCGGTCATTTCCATTTCGGATTCGCAGCGGCATCCGCTGCCGCAGGCCAAATGGATCACGACGGTCTATCACGGGCTGCCCGACACGCTCTATACGCCGCAGCCGGTGGAGCAGAAGTATCTGGCGTTTCTCGGACGCATCTCGCCGGAAAAACGCGTCGATACGGCGATCCGCATTGCGGGCCGCTGCGGCCTGCCGATCCGCATCGCCGCTAAAGTCGATGCCGCCGATCACGAATACTTCGAACGCGAGATCGCGCCGCTGCTCGAATTGCCGTACGTGGAATATGTCGGCGAGATCAACGACGGTCAGAAGGCCGAATTCCTGTCGGGTGCGCACGCGCTGCTGTTCCCGATCGACTGGCCGGAGCCTTTCGGCCTCGTGATGATCGAGGCGATGGCATGCGGCACGCCGGTCATCGCGTTCAATCGCGGCGCGGTGCCCGAAGTGGTGGACGAGGGCGTGTCGGGATTCATCGTCGAGGACGAGATCGGCGCGGTGGCCGCGGTGAACCGTCTGCACACGTTGTCTCGCGAGGGCGTGCGCCGACGCTTCGAAGAGCGCTTCACCTCGCACCGGATGGCGCGGGAATATCTCGAGGCGTATCAGTCCGTCGTGCGCGCGCAGAAACGCGCGCGTTTCAAGCTGATCGACCGCGCATCGACCCCCTAA
- a CDS encoding TatD family hydrolase, with protein sequence MFVDSHCHINFEGLGDRLPDVFDNMRAHSVTHALCVSVDLETLPSVLAIAERYENVYASVGVHPDHEDAKEPSVAELAELASHPKVCAIGETGLDYYRLEGRSIADMEWQRERFRTHIRAAHATGKPLIIHTRSSSEDTLRIMAEERAGVPGGVMHCFTETWEVAQAALAQNFHISLSGIVTFKKATDVQEVAQRVPLERLLIETDSPYLAPVPYRGKPNEPAYVSYVGRFIAQLREQPEETVAQATTENFFRLFKIARPA encoded by the coding sequence ATGTTCGTCGATTCGCATTGCCACATCAATTTCGAAGGGCTCGGCGACCGCCTGCCCGACGTGTTCGACAACATGCGCGCACACTCGGTCACGCATGCGCTGTGCGTGTCGGTCGATCTGGAAACGCTGCCTTCGGTGCTCGCCATCGCGGAGCGGTACGAGAACGTCTATGCGTCGGTCGGCGTGCATCCCGATCACGAAGACGCGAAGGAGCCGAGCGTCGCCGAACTGGCCGAACTCGCGTCGCACCCGAAGGTGTGCGCGATCGGCGAGACCGGGCTCGACTACTATCGTCTGGAAGGGCGCAGCATCGCCGACATGGAGTGGCAGCGCGAGCGCTTTCGCACGCATATCCGCGCGGCGCACGCGACCGGCAAGCCGCTCATCATCCATACGCGCTCGTCGTCGGAAGACACGCTGCGCATCATGGCGGAAGAGCGCGCCGGCGTGCCGGGCGGCGTCATGCATTGCTTTACCGAGACGTGGGAAGTCGCGCAGGCGGCGCTCGCGCAGAACTTTCATATTTCGCTGTCCGGCATCGTCACGTTCAAGAAAGCCACCGACGTGCAGGAAGTCGCGCAGCGTGTACCGCTCGAGCGGCTGCTCATCGAAACCGATTCGCCGTATCTCGCGCCCGTGCCGTATCGCGGCAAGCCGAATGAACCCGCGTACGTGAGTTATGTCGGACGTTTCATCGCGCAGTTGCGCGAGCAGCCGGAAGAAACCGTCGCGCAGGCAACTACCGAGAATTTCTTCCGGCTCTTCAAGATCGCGCGGCCGGCGTGA
- a CDS encoding DNA polymerase III subunit delta' has translation MIYPWQTDDWQRLQQLRAHWPHALLLHGEAGIGKLQFAQHLAKGLLCENPATNGEPCGTCPACLWFSQGNHPDYRAVLPEALAGLAAAGNDTADAPADKADGDEGKKTRTPSKEIKIEQVRALLDFCGVGSHRGGMRVVLLYPAEALNVAAANALLKTLEEPPAGVVFLLVSARIDRLLPTIISRCRQWPMSVPQPDAAQTWLAAQGVDDPAGLLAQAGGAPLAALALASDENRALRDFTLAQLAAGPNCDAFACGENLQKLPVPLVLGWLQRWLYDLLAQRTASRPRYFPGAGKALARCAQSADPAALARYIKTVTRQRAVENHPLNARLVFEELFLAYRGIYTA, from the coding sequence ATGATCTACCCCTGGCAAACGGACGACTGGCAGCGCCTGCAGCAACTGCGCGCACACTGGCCGCATGCGCTGCTGCTGCATGGCGAAGCGGGCATCGGCAAGCTTCAGTTCGCGCAGCATCTGGCGAAGGGGCTGCTGTGCGAGAACCCCGCCACGAACGGCGAGCCGTGCGGCACGTGCCCGGCCTGCCTGTGGTTTTCGCAAGGCAACCATCCGGACTATCGCGCCGTGTTGCCGGAAGCGCTCGCGGGTCTTGCGGCCGCCGGCAACGACACCGCCGACGCCCCCGCCGATAAAGCCGACGGCGACGAAGGCAAAAAAACCCGCACACCCAGCAAGGAAATCAAGATCGAGCAGGTGCGCGCGCTGCTGGATTTCTGCGGCGTGGGCTCGCATCGCGGCGGCATGCGCGTCGTGCTGCTGTATCCGGCCGAGGCGCTGAACGTCGCGGCAGCGAACGCGCTTTTGAAAACGCTCGAGGAACCGCCTGCGGGCGTGGTGTTTCTGCTGGTGTCGGCGCGCATCGACCGATTGTTGCCGACCATCATCAGCCGCTGCCGTCAGTGGCCGATGAGCGTCCCGCAACCTGACGCCGCGCAGACATGGCTTGCGGCGCAAGGCGTCGACGATCCCGCCGGTCTGCTCGCCCAGGCGGGCGGCGCACCGCTCGCGGCGCTCGCACTGGCAAGCGACGAAAATCGCGCCTTGCGCGACTTCACACTCGCGCAACTCGCCGCCGGCCCGAACTGCGACGCCTTCGCCTGCGGCGAGAATCTGCAAAAGCTGCCGGTGCCGCTGGTGCTCGGCTGGCTGCAACGCTGGCTCTACGATCTGCTCGCGCAACGCACGGCGAGCCGGCCGCGCTATTTTCCCGGCGCGGGCAAGGCGCTTGCCCGCTGCGCGCAAAGCGCCGACCCCGCGGCGCTCGCGCGCTACATCAAAACCGTCACGCGGCAGCGCGCCGTGGAAAATCATCCGCTCAACGCGCGCCTCGTGTTCGAAGAACTGTTTCTCGCGTATCGCGGGATTTATACGGCCTGA
- a CDS encoding ankyrin repeat domain-containing protein: protein MVSTSSMACAPNVSSVRAARAGAAVRGLVAGALLAACAVAQPVWAASVDSLIKAVKFDDVSEVKKQLAQGADPNTVDNTGTPILVIAAREKSDKVGQLLADNPKTDLEKLDPAGENAMMLAALNGDAAFVNLLIAKDAEVNKKGWTPLHYAATNGHDDIVKLLVDHSAYIDSGSPNGTTPLMMAARGGHLSTCKLLLDEGADLRIKNQIGMTAVDFARKYSEKDVAEGLQARLDSMQGGAAQSAPNGAK, encoded by the coding sequence ATGGTTTCCACTTCGTCCATGGCGTGCGCGCCAAACGTTTCCTCCGTGCGCGCCGCGCGAGCGGGCGCCGCCGTGCGCGGTCTCGTCGCGGGCGCGCTGCTCGCCGCGTGCGCCGTCGCGCAGCCGGTCTGGGCCGCCTCCGTGGACTCGCTCATCAAGGCGGTCAAGTTCGACGATGTCTCGGAGGTCAAGAAGCAGCTTGCCCAGGGCGCGGACCCGAATACGGTCGACAACACCGGCACGCCGATCCTCGTGATCGCGGCGCGCGAGAAATCGGACAAGGTCGGCCAGTTGCTCGCCGACAATCCGAAGACGGACCTCGAAAAGCTCGACCCCGCCGGCGAAAACGCGATGATGCTCGCCGCGCTCAACGGCGACGCCGCCTTCGTGAACCTGCTGATCGCGAAGGATGCCGAAGTGAACAAGAAGGGCTGGACGCCGCTGCATTACGCGGCCACCAACGGTCATGACGACATCGTGAAGCTTCTCGTCGACCATTCGGCCTATATCGACTCGGGTTCGCCCAATGGCACGACGCCGCTCATGATGGCTGCGCGCGGCGGGCATCTGTCCACCTGCAAGCTGCTGCTCGACGAAGGCGCGGACTTGCGCATCAAGAATCAGATCGGCATGACGGCCGTCGACTTCGCGCGCAAGTACAGCGAAAAGGATGTCGCCGAGGGCCTGCAGGCGCGTCTCGATTCGATGCAAGGCGGTGCTGCGCAAAGCGCGCCAAACGGTGCAAAATAG